A DNA window from Haloactinospora alba contains the following coding sequences:
- the lnt gene encoding apolipoprotein N-acyltransferase has product MLAAAGAGAAQLLALPPYGLWWLGPLSATLLVLAVSGTRLRRAAWLGAVSGASLMVWLVNWQSVFGVDVWLALAAAETLYFLPLATGIAWVVPLRGWPVWTAALWVLQEAVRARFPFGGFPWGKLAFAQPDTPFTGYAAVGSSALVTFGVALCGALLAAAVPRAVRLLGGTLRRANERSGGRVIPVVGLLATAVAIPALGPVLPSVAPPETDHTATVGMVQGDVPAPGQENILGERMQVLDNHMQGVHRIARQVRSGEVEQPDMVILPENASDLDAYDNPTAASRIADAARDVGAPLLVGITKYEDGGAQREVRSVVWKPDTGAGDYYTKRYLVPFGEYIPFRGVMTRYVSRLEQVTSDAVPGEEPGKLSLNGTTVAASICFDVVFDRPVRESVAAGGQILVVPTNNANYNFTGQPDQQLAITQLRAVEHGRPAVVASTSGVSAVVAPDGTVVYRSPEAEPDTHVTDLPAMAGETLATRLGALPEAALSALGVGALVAAAVSTIRRKHQVTGEVSRQE; this is encoded by the coding sequence GTGCTGGCTGCCGCAGGGGCCGGAGCCGCCCAGCTGCTCGCGCTTCCTCCCTACGGACTGTGGTGGTTGGGACCCCTCAGCGCCACACTGCTCGTACTCGCGGTATCCGGTACCCGACTCCGCCGTGCCGCCTGGCTCGGGGCCGTCAGCGGTGCCTCGCTCATGGTGTGGCTGGTCAACTGGCAGAGCGTGTTCGGCGTCGACGTGTGGCTCGCGCTCGCCGCCGCTGAAACGCTGTACTTCCTGCCGTTGGCGACCGGAATCGCATGGGTCGTCCCACTGCGCGGCTGGCCGGTGTGGACCGCGGCGCTGTGGGTGCTACAGGAAGCGGTGCGAGCCCGCTTCCCCTTCGGTGGCTTCCCGTGGGGAAAACTCGCCTTCGCCCAACCCGACACACCTTTCACCGGGTACGCCGCGGTGGGCTCCTCAGCGCTGGTCACGTTCGGCGTGGCACTGTGCGGAGCGCTCCTGGCAGCGGCCGTCCCGCGTGCGGTGCGCCTGCTCGGTGGAACGCTCCGGAGGGCGAACGAGCGGAGCGGAGGACGTGTCATCCCGGTCGTCGGCCTGTTGGCGACGGCTGTCGCGATCCCCGCCCTGGGGCCCGTGCTTCCGTCCGTCGCGCCTCCCGAAACGGATCACACAGCGACCGTGGGAATGGTGCAGGGGGATGTCCCGGCCCCGGGGCAGGAGAACATCCTGGGCGAACGCATGCAGGTGCTGGACAACCACATGCAGGGGGTCCACAGGATCGCCCGGCAGGTACGGTCCGGGGAGGTGGAGCAGCCGGACATGGTGATCCTTCCGGAGAACGCCAGCGACCTCGACGCTTATGACAACCCGACCGCAGCGTCCCGGATAGCGGATGCCGCCCGTGACGTCGGCGCGCCCCTCCTCGTCGGAATCACCAAGTACGAGGACGGTGGTGCCCAGCGCGAGGTCCGTAGTGTTGTCTGGAAACCGGACACGGGCGCCGGAGACTACTACACGAAGCGTTACCTGGTCCCGTTCGGTGAGTACATTCCGTTCAGGGGGGTAATGACCCGTTACGTGTCCCGGCTGGAGCAGGTAACCAGCGACGCGGTCCCCGGAGAGGAGCCGGGAAAGCTGAGCCTGAACGGAACCACGGTGGCAGCGTCCATCTGCTTCGACGTCGTCTTCGACCGACCGGTACGGGAGTCCGTGGCCGCCGGGGGTCAGATCCTCGTGGTTCCCACCAACAACGCCAACTACAACTTCACCGGACAACCCGACCAGCAGCTCGCGATCACCCAGTTGCGCGCGGTTGAGCACGGTCGCCCCGCGGTGGTTGCCTCCACCAGCGGGGTCAGCGCCGTGGTCGCCCCCGACGGGACGGTTGTGTACCGTTCGCCCGAAGCCGAGCCGGACACGCACGTCACCGACCTTCCGGCCATGGCCGGGGAAACGTTGGCCACCAGACTCGGTGCCCTTCCGGAAGCCGCACTGAGCGCACTCGGCGTGGGCGCACTCGTCGCCGCCGCCGTGAGTACCATCAGGAGGAAGCACCAGGTGACGGGCGAGGTTTCGCGGCAGGAGTAG
- a CDS encoding PPOX class F420-dependent oxidoreductase — protein MSIIPEDRSDILGKRAFAHVATIGPRGEPQANPVWVDWDGEYLKFSQTTTRQKYRNIQRDSRIAMSMQDPDQPYRYLELRGRVEHVEDDPDNAFIDKLAKKYIDEDTYPWAAPGEQRIVLYLRPEHATKQ, from the coding sequence GTGTCGATAATTCCGGAAGACCGCTCAGACATCCTCGGCAAACGCGCTTTCGCCCACGTCGCCACGATCGGCCCCAGGGGCGAGCCCCAGGCGAACCCCGTCTGGGTCGACTGGGACGGCGAGTATCTGAAGTTCAGCCAGACCACCACCCGGCAGAAGTACCGCAACATCCAGCGCGACTCCCGCATTGCCATGTCCATGCAGGACCCGGACCAGCCGTACCGTTACCTCGAGCTGCGCGGCCGGGTGGAACACGTCGAGGACGACCCCGACAACGCTTTCATCGACAAACTCGCGAAGAAGTACATCGACGAGGACACCTATCCGTGGGCCGCGCCGGGTGAGCAGCGGATCGTTCTTTACCTGCGGCCGGAGCACGCCACGAAACAGTGA
- a CDS encoding ABC transporter ATP-binding protein: protein MAKIVLDGVDKVYPGGVQAVDNLDLEIADNEFMVLVGPSGCGKSTALRMIAGLEEISGGELFIGDQVVNDRPPKDRDIAMVFQNYALYPHMTVEQNLAFGLKLRKVPKQEIQRRVQEAAAMLGIESYLKRKPAALSGGQRQRVAMGRAIVREPQAFLMDEPLSNLDAKLRVQMRASLNQLHERLGVTTVYVTHDQVEAMTLGDRVAVLRDGRLQQVDTPKNLFDHPVNLFVAGFIGSPAMNFVTADLERDGDTAVLKFAEHRLSVPVETFSARPGLRDYIGKQIILGIRPSDFNDAAFSTNTSATMEVTADVTEELGTEINVIFSIDAPPVQHEAAAALAADAAGDESEGESSALPLAGDKSVFTARVSPRSSVRPGHPVKLAVEAAELHYFDKESGLSIR, encoded by the coding sequence ATGGCAAAGATCGTTCTCGACGGCGTCGACAAGGTCTACCCGGGTGGGGTCCAAGCAGTCGACAACCTCGACCTTGAGATCGCGGACAACGAGTTCATGGTCCTCGTCGGCCCGTCGGGGTGTGGCAAGTCCACAGCTCTGCGGATGATCGCCGGCCTGGAGGAGATCAGTGGAGGCGAGCTCTTCATCGGGGATCAGGTCGTCAACGACCGGCCTCCCAAGGACCGTGACATCGCCATGGTCTTCCAGAACTATGCGTTGTATCCGCACATGACGGTCGAGCAGAACCTTGCGTTCGGTCTGAAACTGCGCAAGGTTCCCAAGCAGGAGATCCAGCGACGGGTCCAGGAAGCCGCTGCCATGCTCGGCATCGAGAGCTACCTCAAGCGAAAGCCCGCGGCCCTCTCCGGAGGCCAACGCCAGCGGGTCGCCATGGGACGCGCCATCGTACGGGAACCGCAGGCGTTCCTGATGGACGAGCCACTGTCCAACCTGGATGCCAAGCTGCGTGTACAGATGCGGGCCTCGCTCAACCAGTTGCACGAGCGTCTCGGCGTCACCACGGTTTACGTCACCCACGACCAGGTGGAGGCGATGACGTTGGGAGACCGGGTCGCCGTCCTCCGGGATGGGCGCCTGCAACAGGTCGACACACCCAAGAACCTCTTCGACCACCCCGTCAACCTGTTCGTCGCCGGGTTCATCGGTTCGCCAGCGATGAACTTCGTTACCGCCGATCTCGAGCGGGACGGTGACACCGCGGTGTTGAAGTTCGCCGAACACAGGCTTTCGGTCCCTGTCGAGACGTTCTCCGCCCGCCCTGGCTTGCGGGACTACATAGGCAAGCAGATCATCCTGGGCATCCGCCCGTCCGACTTCAACGACGCTGCCTTCTCGACGAACACCAGTGCCACGATGGAGGTCACCGCCGACGTCACCGAGGAGCTCGGAACCGAGATCAACGTCATCTTCAGCATCGACGCTCCCCCGGTACAGCACGAGGCAGCTGCTGCCCTCGCCGCCGACGCCGCCGGTGACGAAAGTGAGGGAGAAAGCTCCGCCCTTCCCCTCGCCGGCGACAAGTCGGTGTTCACCGCACGGGTGAGCCCCCGCAGCTCCGTGCGTCCGGGGCATCCCGTCAAACTCGCGGTGGAGGCAGCCGAGCTGCACTACTTCGACAAGGAGAGCGGGCTCAGCATCAGATGA
- a CDS encoding ATP-dependent Clp protease ATP-binding subunit encodes MTHGFGEQGGSDPRSFEEFLARFFGSSGHRRPPQRVDLARLMDSAAREVVAEAINRASESDRTDLDAFHLLWALMRYEPARELVTRTGAEPDKLAEAASAEAQRAPAASGVDTPVLTPAAKRTLLDAHQIARALGQTYITPEHLLFALAVNSESPSGRMLGESGVTPDSLRAAAGSTQSGSETTTEKSSTPTLDEYGTDITALAAGGRLDPVVGRDEEVEQTVEVLARRRKNNPVLIGDPGVGKTAIVEGIAQRIADDDVPETLSGRRLVQLDISGVVAGTRYRGDFEERLKSLIDEIRGHAEQLLIFIDEMHTVVGAGSAEGAVSAANMFKPALARGELHIIGATTVDEYRKNVEKDAALERRFQPVLISEPTVEDTVEILRGLSDRYEAHHQVRFSDESLVAAAELADRYISERFLPDKAIDLVDQAGARVRLRTKTPSIDVRQLEQRLRELETRKEQAVQNEDYEQASTVRDEINQTRDSITQARSQGSAQVPEVSVEDVAHVVSRITSIPVSQLTQEERTRLVGLEDRLHERVIGQDEAVRAVAEAIRRSRSGLASPDRPIGSFLFLGPTGVGKTELARALAETLFGSQERMVRFDMSEFQERHTTGRLVGAPPGYVGYEEAGQLTEAVRRQPYAVLLLDEIEKAHPDVFNLLLQLLDDGRLTDGQGRTVDFRNVVVIMTSNLGSELITSGPIGFSTREEGDGATRDRAMSRLREEFRPEFLNRVDEIVVFSKLGEAELGQITRLLLDDTERRLHAQGITVSFTDGAVRWLAETGHQPEFGARPLARTIERHVATPLSSKLLNGEIEAGDHIVTQAGEHGLTFSVEHRTTEEQSE; translated from the coding sequence ATGACGCACGGTTTCGGCGAGCAGGGCGGTTCCGATCCTCGCTCGTTCGAGGAGTTCCTGGCGCGGTTCTTCGGCTCCAGCGGGCACCGTCGCCCGCCCCAACGCGTCGACCTCGCCCGGTTGATGGACAGCGCGGCCCGTGAGGTGGTGGCCGAAGCGATCAATCGCGCTTCGGAGTCCGACCGCACCGACCTGGACGCGTTCCACCTGCTGTGGGCGCTGATGCGTTACGAACCCGCGCGCGAACTGGTCACCCGCACTGGTGCCGAACCGGACAAACTGGCGGAAGCGGCCTCGGCGGAGGCGCAGCGCGCTCCCGCCGCGAGCGGTGTCGACACCCCGGTGCTCACCCCGGCAGCCAAGCGCACCCTGCTGGACGCCCACCAGATAGCCCGGGCTCTGGGGCAAACCTACATAACTCCCGAACACCTCCTGTTCGCTCTCGCCGTCAACAGTGAGTCACCGTCGGGCAGGATGCTGGGCGAGTCGGGAGTGACCCCCGACTCGCTGCGGGCGGCGGCGGGATCCACCCAGAGCGGGAGCGAGACCACCACGGAGAAGAGTTCCACCCCCACTCTTGACGAGTACGGTACTGACATAACCGCTCTGGCCGCCGGCGGCCGCCTGGATCCCGTCGTGGGCCGGGACGAGGAGGTCGAGCAGACGGTCGAGGTGCTCGCCCGGCGGAGGAAGAACAACCCCGTGCTCATCGGTGACCCCGGAGTCGGGAAAACGGCGATCGTCGAGGGGATAGCGCAACGTATCGCCGACGATGACGTGCCCGAGACGCTGAGCGGGCGCCGGCTGGTGCAACTCGACATATCCGGGGTGGTGGCGGGGACGCGCTACCGGGGCGACTTCGAGGAACGGTTGAAAAGCCTCATCGACGAGATCCGCGGCCACGCCGAACAGCTGCTGATCTTCATCGACGAGATGCACACGGTGGTCGGAGCGGGGAGCGCTGAGGGCGCCGTCAGCGCCGCGAACATGTTCAAACCGGCACTGGCCCGGGGCGAACTGCACATCATCGGCGCGACGACCGTGGACGAGTACCGCAAGAACGTCGAAAAGGACGCGGCGTTGGAACGCCGTTTCCAACCGGTACTGATCTCCGAACCCACGGTCGAGGACACTGTGGAGATCCTGCGCGGACTCAGCGACCGTTACGAGGCCCACCACCAGGTCCGGTTCAGCGACGAGAGCCTGGTCGCGGCCGCGGAACTCGCCGACCGTTACATCTCCGAGCGGTTCCTACCGGACAAGGCGATCGATCTGGTCGACCAGGCGGGAGCCCGTGTCCGGCTCCGTACGAAAACCCCCAGCATCGACGTGCGCCAGTTGGAGCAACGGTTGCGGGAGCTGGAGACCCGCAAGGAACAAGCGGTGCAGAACGAGGACTACGAGCAGGCCTCAACAGTACGGGACGAGATCAACCAGACCCGGGACTCCATCACCCAGGCGCGGTCCCAGGGATCCGCCCAGGTTCCCGAGGTCAGTGTGGAGGACGTGGCCCACGTGGTCTCGCGTATCACCTCGATCCCCGTCTCCCAGCTCACCCAGGAGGAACGGACCCGGCTCGTGGGGTTGGAGGACCGGCTGCACGAGCGTGTTATCGGTCAGGACGAAGCAGTGCGGGCAGTCGCCGAAGCGATCCGCCGTTCCCGGTCCGGACTCGCCTCGCCCGACCGCCCCATCGGCAGTTTCCTGTTCCTCGGGCCAACCGGGGTGGGAAAGACCGAGTTGGCGCGTGCGCTCGCCGAGACACTGTTCGGCTCCCAGGAGCGAATGGTGCGGTTCGACATGAGCGAGTTCCAGGAACGCCACACCACCGGCCGGCTCGTCGGCGCACCCCCCGGCTACGTCGGGTACGAGGAGGCGGGACAGCTCACTGAGGCAGTGCGGCGGCAACCGTACGCGGTCCTGTTGCTCGACGAGATCGAGAAGGCGCACCCGGACGTTTTCAACCTGTTGCTGCAGCTCCTCGACGACGGACGCCTCACCGACGGGCAGGGCCGCACGGTGGACTTCCGCAACGTGGTGGTCATCATGACCAGCAACCTGGGGTCGGAACTCATCACCAGCGGCCCCATCGGTTTCAGCACCCGCGAGGAGGGGGACGGAGCCACCCGGGACCGGGCCATGAGCCGGTTGCGCGAGGAGTTCCGCCCCGAGTTTCTCAACCGCGTGGACGAGATCGTCGTGTTCTCCAAGCTCGGTGAGGCGGAGCTCGGCCAGATCACCCGTCTGTTGTTGGACGACACCGAGAGGCGCCTCCACGCGCAGGGCATAACGGTGAGTTTCACCGACGGCGCGGTGCGGTGGCTGGCCGAGACCGGTCACCAGCCCGAGTTCGGTGCACGGCCGCTCGCCCGGACGATCGAACGGCACGTGGCCACCCCGTTGTCCTCGAAGCTGCTGAACGGGGAGATCGAAGCGGGGGACCACATCGTGACCCAGGCCGGGGAACACGGCCTCACGTTCTCCGTCGAACACCGCACGACGGAAGAGCAGTCCGAGTGA
- a CDS encoding acyl-CoA dehydrogenase family protein: MHVERTLPTSEARDLLDLVGELSRKELAPRVAADEAAGVFPRDVFSLLGGSGLLGLPYPSAYGGGGQPYEVYLQVVEELSRTWLAVGLGVSVHTLSCFPLAEFGEETHRARLLPGMLGGGTLGAYCLSEAHSGSDAAALSTRAEEREDGYHLHGAKSWITHGGVADFYTVFARTGDPDSAARGISCFHVPGGTAGVHADSPENKMGMSSSPTAALRFDDARAETVVGEVGEGFTIALAALDSGRLGIAACAVGVAQAALDSALEYSRSRTQFGHPIGDFQGMEFMLADMATQVEAARELYLAAARRKDRGSAFGKQAAMAKLLATDTAMRVTTDAVQVLGGAGYTREFRVERLMREAKVLQIVEGTNQIQRLVIGRHLANAGTGQ; this comes from the coding sequence ATGCACGTCGAACGGACTCTGCCCACGAGCGAGGCCCGTGACCTTCTGGACCTGGTCGGAGAACTCTCCAGGAAGGAACTCGCTCCCCGGGTCGCGGCGGACGAGGCGGCAGGCGTGTTCCCGCGAGACGTGTTCTCCCTCCTCGGCGGCTCGGGGCTGCTTGGACTCCCCTATCCCAGCGCCTACGGAGGCGGAGGGCAGCCCTACGAGGTCTATCTGCAGGTGGTCGAGGAGCTTTCCCGGACATGGCTCGCCGTGGGGCTGGGAGTCAGCGTGCACACGCTCTCCTGCTTCCCACTGGCCGAGTTCGGGGAGGAAACGCACCGCGCCCGCCTGTTGCCGGGGATGCTCGGCGGGGGGACGCTCGGGGCGTACTGCCTGTCCGAGGCGCACTCGGGATCCGACGCCGCCGCCCTGTCCACGCGGGCCGAGGAGCGCGAGGACGGATACCACCTACACGGCGCCAAATCGTGGATCACCCACGGGGGAGTCGCCGACTTCTACACCGTGTTCGCCCGTACCGGCGATCCGGACTCCGCGGCGCGTGGGATCAGCTGCTTTCACGTACCAGGCGGTACCGCCGGCGTGCACGCGGACTCCCCGGAGAACAAGATGGGGATGAGCTCCTCACCGACCGCCGCCCTGCGGTTCGACGACGCCAGGGCGGAGACTGTGGTCGGTGAGGTGGGGGAGGGGTTCACGATCGCCCTGGCGGCCCTGGACTCCGGGCGACTCGGTATCGCCGCGTGCGCGGTGGGGGTGGCGCAGGCCGCTCTCGACTCCGCACTGGAGTACTCCCGGAGCCGGACACAGTTCGGTCACCCCATCGGGGACTTCCAGGGTATGGAGTTCATGCTCGCTGATATGGCGACGCAGGTGGAGGCTGCGCGGGAGCTCTACCTCGCTGCCGCGCGGCGCAAGGACCGCGGCAGCGCGTTCGGTAAGCAGGCGGCGATGGCGAAACTGCTCGCCACCGATACGGCCATGCGCGTCACCACCGACGCGGTGCAGGTACTGGGTGGGGCGGGTTACACCCGCGAGTTCCGCGTTGAGCGGCTGATGCGGGAAGCCAAGGTACTGCAGATCGTGGAAGGCACGAACCAGATCCAGCGGTTGGTCATCGGCCGTCACCTGGCCAACGCGGGCACGGGTCAGTGA
- a CDS encoding dienelactone hydrolase family protein yields MDTRHVAVETSDAALAGDMTVPAERRGIILFAHGSGSSRLSPRNRAVSEALANQGFATLLLDLLTPEEEQTDERTRELRFDTALLTRRLSDVVDWLGSAEETAGLPVGLFGASTGAAAALGTAVRRPDRVHAVVCRGGRVDLAPDGLAGVRAPVLMIAGSADEPIVRVSFQAQKELHVTNDVHLVPDATHLFEEPGALEQVAGEAITWFREYLAGPEGQARHG; encoded by the coding sequence ATGGACACCCGACACGTGGCTGTGGAGACCTCGGACGCCGCACTCGCCGGCGACATGACGGTCCCAGCGGAGCGCAGGGGCATCATCCTGTTCGCTCACGGCAGTGGCAGTTCACGGCTCAGTCCGCGGAACAGAGCCGTTTCCGAGGCTCTGGCCAACCAGGGCTTCGCGACGTTACTCCTCGACCTGCTGACTCCGGAGGAGGAACAGACCGACGAGCGCACCCGCGAGCTGCGCTTCGACACCGCGCTGTTGACCCGACGGCTCAGCGATGTGGTGGACTGGCTCGGTTCGGCGGAGGAGACCGCCGGACTGCCCGTGGGGTTGTTCGGTGCCAGCACGGGAGCCGCGGCCGCGCTCGGAACAGCGGTACGGCGCCCTGACCGGGTCCACGCTGTCGTCTGCCGGGGAGGACGGGTCGACCTGGCTCCCGACGGGCTTGCGGGGGTCAGAGCCCCGGTTCTCATGATCGCCGGAAGCGCCGACGAGCCCATCGTCCGGGTCAGTTTCCAGGCGCAGAAGGAACTGCACGTCACAAACGACGTGCACCTGGTCCCGGATGCCACCCACCTGTTCGAGGAACCCGGCGCGTTGGAGCAGGTCGCGGGGGAGGCCATCACATGGTTCCGGGAGTACCTGGCGGGTCCGGAGGGCCAGGCGCGTCACGGCTGA
- a CDS encoding DEAD/DEAH box helicase, protein MSTHAERYAEFRRRQAESSETIENFQELYGFEFDSFQKRSCKALENGHGVLVAAPTGSGKTVVGEFAVHLALRYGAKCFYTTPIKALSNQKYNDLVRRYGAERVGLLTGDNSVNGEAPIVVMTTEVLRNMLYAGSHTLSGLAYVVMDEVHYLADRYRGAVWEEVIIHLPESVLTVALSATVSNAEEFGEWLQQVRGDTTVIVDETRPVPLWQHVMAGKRIHDLFVPVEDSSAEGSSSKRTRKRDRRNGNESGKNVEVVVGGQKMRVNPRLIKLTQEDERITQLEHRRRHPQARTRGGPRPRTKFPPPSRTQIIDELDREGLLPAIIFIFSRAGCDDAVRQCMYTGMTLTTEEEAAEIREYAERQCADIPPSDLAVLGYHEWLHALERGISAHHAGMLPTFKEIVESLFQRGLIRAVFATETLALGINMPARTVVIEKLDKWNGETHATLTPGEYTQLTGRAGRRGIDVEGHAVVIWQPGTDPESVAGLASTRTYPLNSSFQPSYNMAVNLVGQVGRERSRNMLESSFAQFQADRAVVGLTRQLHKQEEALEGYARAAECHLGDFMEYASLRRELSDRESQASKGRSAQRRDEAMRSLERLKPGDVIRVPSGRHTGFAVVIDPGTRGNVPAPLVLTYNRQVKRVKAADFPVPVEPAGRIRIPKNFSSRSAQSRRDLAATLRNKVEEGSVEQPQRPAKEKEGEDPEITRIRRALREHPCHRCPDREDHARWAERYFRLKKDTDGLQRRVEGRSHVIARTFDRVCGVLQDLDYLDGDTVTEEGKRLAKVYSELDLLVAECLRRGLWEELAPVDLAACVSSLVYESRRSDDAFPRVPEGDSAETLLEMERLWGELHEIERNHKVSFLREPDQGFVWSTYRWARGDRLDRILMEADMSAGDFVRATKQLIDMLGQIADAAPEDGNLRRNARRARDAVQRGVVAYSSV, encoded by the coding sequence ATGAGTACCCACGCCGAGCGGTACGCTGAGTTCCGCCGCCGCCAAGCCGAGTCCAGTGAGACTATCGAGAATTTCCAGGAGCTTTACGGATTCGAGTTCGACTCGTTCCAGAAACGGTCTTGCAAGGCCCTGGAGAATGGGCACGGTGTTCTGGTGGCTGCGCCTACCGGTTCGGGAAAGACCGTGGTCGGGGAGTTCGCGGTCCATCTTGCGCTGCGATACGGTGCCAAATGTTTCTACACCACACCGATCAAGGCACTTTCCAACCAGAAGTACAATGACCTGGTTCGCCGCTACGGAGCTGAGCGGGTCGGGCTGCTGACCGGTGACAACAGTGTCAACGGAGAGGCGCCGATCGTGGTCATGACCACAGAGGTCCTGCGCAACATGCTGTATGCCGGCTCGCATACTCTGAGCGGTTTGGCTTATGTGGTCATGGACGAGGTGCATTATCTCGCCGACCGGTACCGCGGGGCGGTGTGGGAAGAAGTCATAATCCACCTTCCCGAGTCGGTGCTCACCGTTGCGCTTTCGGCGACAGTGAGCAACGCCGAGGAATTCGGAGAGTGGCTGCAACAGGTGCGCGGTGACACCACGGTGATCGTGGACGAGACGCGCCCGGTTCCGTTGTGGCAGCATGTCATGGCCGGAAAGCGTATCCATGACCTTTTCGTCCCGGTGGAGGACTCCTCTGCGGAGGGATCGAGCAGTAAACGCACCCGCAAACGCGACCGCCGGAACGGAAACGAATCCGGAAAGAACGTAGAGGTTGTGGTCGGTGGCCAGAAGATGCGGGTCAATCCTCGGCTCATCAAACTGACCCAGGAGGACGAGCGCATAACGCAGCTCGAACACCGCCGTCGCCACCCACAGGCGCGTACGCGTGGAGGCCCCCGCCCCAGGACGAAGTTCCCACCGCCCAGCCGGACACAGATCATCGACGAGCTGGACCGTGAAGGACTTCTCCCCGCCATTATTTTCATTTTCAGTCGGGCCGGGTGCGACGACGCCGTTCGTCAGTGCATGTACACCGGGATGACCCTGACGACGGAGGAGGAGGCGGCGGAGATCCGCGAGTACGCGGAGCGCCAGTGCGCCGATATTCCGCCATCCGACCTGGCCGTTCTGGGATACCATGAGTGGTTGCACGCATTGGAGCGGGGGATCTCCGCCCACCACGCCGGAATGCTCCCGACTTTCAAGGAGATCGTCGAGTCCCTGTTCCAACGCGGGCTCATCCGGGCTGTGTTCGCGACGGAGACCCTGGCACTGGGAATCAACATGCCGGCGCGTACCGTCGTCATCGAGAAGTTGGACAAGTGGAACGGCGAGACCCACGCCACGCTCACTCCGGGGGAGTACACGCAACTGACCGGTCGGGCCGGGCGTCGCGGTATCGATGTCGAGGGCCACGCTGTTGTCATATGGCAGCCGGGGACGGATCCGGAAAGCGTCGCCGGCCTGGCGAGTACACGCACGTACCCGCTGAACTCCAGTTTCCAGCCTTCGTACAACATGGCGGTCAACCTGGTCGGGCAAGTGGGCCGGGAACGCAGTAGGAACATGCTGGAGTCCTCCTTCGCCCAGTTCCAGGCGGACCGCGCCGTGGTGGGGCTGACCCGGCAGCTGCACAAGCAGGAGGAAGCGCTCGAGGGGTACGCCCGAGCCGCGGAGTGCCATCTCGGCGATTTCATGGAATACGCCTCGTTGCGTCGCGAGCTCAGCGACCGGGAGTCCCAGGCCTCCAAGGGACGCAGCGCGCAGCGCCGGGACGAGGCGATGCGTAGCCTGGAACGTCTGAAACCGGGAGACGTTATCCGGGTCCCCTCCGGGCGGCACACGGGGTTCGCCGTGGTCATCGATCCCGGGACGCGGGGCAACGTGCCGGCTCCGTTGGTTCTGACGTACAACCGCCAGGTGAAACGGGTGAAGGCGGCCGACTTTCCGGTACCTGTCGAACCGGCCGGCCGGATCCGCATTCCCAAGAACTTTTCCTCGCGCTCCGCACAGTCCCGCCGTGACCTTGCCGCCACGCTGCGGAACAAGGTCGAGGAGGGAAGCGTGGAGCAGCCCCAACGCCCCGCCAAAGAGAAGGAAGGGGAGGATCCGGAGATCACACGGATCCGCCGTGCCCTGCGTGAACACCCGTGCCACCGTTGTCCGGACCGGGAGGATCACGCGCGTTGGGCTGAGCGGTACTTCCGTCTGAAAAAGGACACCGACGGACTGCAACGCCGGGTCGAGGGGCGTTCGCATGTCATCGCGCGCACCTTCGACCGGGTGTGTGGCGTCCTGCAGGACCTGGACTACCTCGACGGGGACACCGTCACCGAGGAAGGCAAACGTCTCGCCAAGGTCTACTCGGAGCTGGACCTGCTCGTCGCCGAGTGCCTGCGCCGCGGGTTGTGGGAGGAACTCGCCCCCGTCGACCTGGCAGCGTGCGTGTCGTCCCTGGTATACGAGTCACGGCGTTCCGACGACGCCTTCCCCCGGGTTCCGGAGGGCGACTCGGCGGAGACGCTGTTGGAGATGGAACGCCTCTGGGGCGAGCTGCACGAGATCGAACGCAACCACAAGGTCTCTTTCCTCCGTGAACCCGACCAGGGGTTCGTCTGGAGCACCTACCGTTGGGCCCGCGGTGACCGGTTGGACAGGATCCTCATGGAGGCCGACATGTCCGCGGGGGACTTCGTGCGTGCCACGAAACAACTGATCGACATGCTCGGCCAGATAGCCGATGCGGCTCCCGAGGACGGGAACCTGCGGCGGAACGCCCGCCGTGCCAGGGACGCGGTCCAGCGTGGGGTGGTGGCTTACTCGTCCGTGTGA
- a CDS encoding DUF3040 domain-containing protein, translated as MMVLSRREHELLRQIEERLRTDDPALAARIDRCIAVMPCVTVERAPNSRPGSRSPVVWTAVAAVGALLLLVVLFVPTSEGSTAGETPPEGRKPAIDPNGDPGYPERGNAGIP; from the coding sequence ATGATGGTGCTGTCCCGTCGTGAGCACGAGCTGCTTCGCCAGATCGAGGAGCGTCTCCGCACCGACGATCCTGCGCTCGCAGCCCGGATCGACCGTTGTATAGCGGTCATGCCGTGCGTGACCGTGGAGCGTGCCCCGAACTCCCGTCCCGGTTCGCGGAGTCCCGTCGTATGGACGGCGGTAGCGGCGGTGGGGGCACTGCTGCTGCTCGTGGTGCTGTTCGTTCCCACGTCGGAAGGCTCCACGGCCGGAGAAACGCCACCCGAGGGGCGGAAACCCGCGATAGATCCGAACGGTGACCCCGGATATCCGGAACGCGGGAATGCGGGAATTCCGTGA